CTCAAACAAACTATCTGCAGGTACACTATTGGCTGAGATAGGGTGGTTACTGTAGAAAGGCACGTTTGCATTGCCATCATAAACTGCAATATTGTAACTACCCGCCTGCGAGCGTTTAAGTACTGAGCCCAGTAAGGTATCGGTTTGCACCACCGCTGCGGCATAGCCAAGGATATCTGCCTGAGGGTCGGCCGCGCCTCGGCGGTACACCGGAGAAAGCAACAGATAAGCAGGTACTGGCGTATCGCTTTGGACCAGCTCAATGATGTCTGTGGCCTGTGGCCGCACCGTAATGGCCGGGTTTTCCAGAGCCTGCTTGCGGTTTTCACGTGAATACACATTAAAGCCCAGTGCGCCGAAGTTGTCTGCCTGTGGCGAAATATAGGTCACGACCACCAGAGGATCATCGGGTGCCAGGGGCAGCCCTTTGAGCTTAACCCGGCCATTATACAGTGCATCAAACTGTTCCTGTAGGGCGTTCCCCTGCGTTTGAGCGACCCTGACATTCCAGGAAATAGCCCGCAAAAACGGGTAGCGGACGCGCTGTTGTTCGGCAATTTGGTGAAACTCCTCGGCATTGACCTCGCTCAGAGATTGCAGCTTAGCGGCCACGCCCTGCACGGCCAGCATACTGAGGTTGACCTGCTGTAACAGTAAATTTTCTACCAGTCTCAGCTCTCTTTGTGCTTCTCGCTTGGCGGCCTGAATATTGCCCTGATTGTACAAGTAAGTGGTCAGCACTACAGATAAAAACAGTACAAAGCTGGTAGCAAACACATTGCGGCTGCGGTGATAGCTGTGTTGTTTAAACGCCCATGCGTCGAGCATCAGCAGGAGCAGCGGGGTAAAGATCAGTATGCCCAGGCTGTCGCCCAGCCACCAGGCCACCACGTTTTGCCAGTGGTGACTAAATTGATAGTCGGGGTTAAACAGACTCAGTGAGAAGACACCGATATTGGCCGAGATCAGATTGCACGCAATGCCGACCAGGAAGATATAGTAGGCGATATGTTTACGCGAGCGCATACGCAGCGGATCGCCCAACCAAAGCCGCAGGATAGAGCCCCCGGCCAGTCCCTGAAAACAGGCACCCAGTGCAATAATCGACACTTGTAGCAGCTGCGCCAGGGTGGCATCCGTAAACACATAGCCATGGGCTGTGGTCCAGTTAAATAATGCGGAGGCCATAAATAAGCCGGGCAGAAAACGCCAGCCCCACACAAAAGCGCCTACCAGGCCCACGCCGGCCGGTAGCCAAATGGGCAGCACCTGATCCTGAAAGGCAAACGCGGTGAGCAGTTTTCCCAGTGCAAAGTAGCTCACTGCCATGAGCAAGTAAGCAGCCCACTGATGGTACACTGTGCGAAATTGGAACTGCATATTGATCCTGTCCTTTTCCGTTAAACTGGCAGGGGACGTTTGGTAAACGTTTGCTTCAAAACGATGGTTGACTCAATCCCTGCAATACAGCCGATGGCACCAAGGCGGTGCTTTACAAAATGCTCGTAGCTGGGTAAGTCTTCGGCAATGATCTCAAGTAAGTAATCATGTGCGCCAGAGACCACCGAGCAGCTGAGCACCTGTTGCAGTTGTTCTACATCCGCTTCAAACTGGGTGGCAGCCTGCGCAGAGTTCTCACTCAGCCGAATAAAGGCATATACCAGTACAGTATAGCCCAGCGATTGCGGTGCTAAAGCGGCATGGTAACCTAAAATCACGCCATCCTGTTGTAACTTTTTAACTCGCCGCAGGCAAGGGGTATCGGACAAGCTGGCTTGCTCCGCCAGTTGGGCATTGCTGAGCCGGGCATTGTGTTGCAAGGCCCTGAGCAGGATGCGATCTTTGTTATCAATGTGCGCCATGGTAGTGACTTCTGCTAATTTATGGTTTTTTGATTATAATTATTACCAATCTAGTCTAGCGTTTACATGAATTTTAGCAAATTTTAGCGCCCAGCTTTTGGTAGCCTGAAGCTCTAGAATTTGGGGAGCAATTATGACTACGCTGACACAGGCATTCGATCACTGGATCCGCAGTGATTTTGTGGCGCTCAACGACAAGCTGGAGACTGCCTACTGGCAGCAGCAGGATAAAGCCAATGTCGTGGGTGTCGAAGACGACATAAAACAACAATTACTCAACGAAGGCCAGCAACATATTCAGGCTTTGCTGGTGGAGGGCAACACCGATGAAGGGTTCGACAATGCCTTCGACTTGCTCGGCAACGTGGGCCTGTATATGGCAGCGTGTCGCCGCCATGAGCTAACCGAGCCCAGCCGTGAGCAATACTCACCGCTCAAAGAAGCTTCCGCACTGGCCATGCATATTGGCGCGTCGATAGGGGTTACACCGCGCTTTGCAACCGCACATCTGACAACCCACAACCGGGCCATTAACGGCGTTTATAAACGCTTTACCAGCCATCCGGCTGAGCAACTGTTTATTGATTACAACACCCGGGCAATTTTAGCCTATAAACGTGCCGCGGAATGTTTATTAAAGATCCAGCCTTTGGGTATTTCACACCCAATGACCCCGGTGCTGTTGATGCAGGTCAAAGAAGCATTGCTCGATGTGATCCGCTCTAATCAGTGTCTGTTTGAGCAGCTCGATACCGACGCCTTCTTTTACGTGGTACGCCCGTATTACAAGCCTTATCGGGTTGGCAAGGAAGTCTATCGGGGTGCTAATGCTGGCGATTTCGCCGGGATCAACGTGATTGATATGCTACTGGGCTTGTGTCAGGCCAATGATGTGAACTACGCTCAGATGCTGGTGGACAAGTTCCTGTATATGATGCCCGAGGATCAGGCTACGCTGCGAGAATGCATGCGCCTGCCCAATCTGATGGATGCGTTCTTAGCCGCTGCGCCCCAGCATCATGCCAGCGGCTGGTATCAGGAAGCGGTGACTGCATTTGTGCAGGTGTGTAAGCTGCACGGCGATACTGCTATTCAGCACCATAATCAGCTGGTGGAAAAGTACATTGCCAAGCCGTCGGGTGATATGAACACGGCGCACCTGGATAAAGTGACCGCCAGCGGGCCGCCTTTACCTGTGCTGCTAAACCAGCTGGCCCTGCTGCGCGACAAGCGAGCAGCAGCAAAGCGTGACGATGTGTTTACCCGCTTTGATGATTTGAACACGCTGCGCCGCAGCATTACAAAGGACTTCTGATGAACCAGGTCGACTTTTCGTTGCCTCAGGGCCACTACTTACTCAGTCATTCGGTAGGGCGACCACTGGCCAGTGCCGAGCAGGATTTTATGCAGCGCTATTTTCACCCCTGGGCCGGTGACAACCATGAGCCCTGGTATCAGTGGCTCGATGGCATACAGCGCTTCACTGCGGCTTTGGCCAAACTGTTCAACAGTCAGGCCGAGTATTTTTGTCCGCAAAGCAATCTCTCCAGCGGCCTGACTAAGTGGATAATGAGCCTGCCGGAAACGGGTAAGCAACCGGTGCGGGTGCTGATGAGTGAAAGCGACTTCCCCAGCATGGGATTCGTGCTTCAGCAAGCGGTGCCCGATGTGGAGATCCGCTTTATCCCTGCGGCCCTGGATATGTCAGACTTGAGTGTCTGGCAGCAGCACCTCGCTGATGATATCGACTGGGTGTTTGTCAGTCAGGTGTATTCAAACACCGGCCAGCAGGCACCTGTTGAGGCCATTACGCAGCTGGCAAAAGCCCAGGGCTGCCGGGTGATTGTTGATGTTGCCCAGGCTGCGGGCGTGATCCCCATTGACCTGTCTGACAGTGCGGCGGATTGTGTACTGGGGTCCTGTGTAAAGTGGTTATGTGGCGGACCGGGTGCCGGATTTATCTGGGTGAATCCGGCCATACTCGACCAATGTCAGCCTAAAGATGTGGGCTGGTTTTCCCATCAAAACCCCATGGAGTTTGATATTCACCACTTTGCCCCACACCACAGCGCGCTGAGGTTTTGGGGCGGCACCCCGTCCGTGGCTGCTTATATCTTTGCCGCCCACAGCATCGAGTATTTCGCCCGGATAGGTGTGGAGACAGTGCGGGCGCACAATCTGAACCTGCTGGCACGCCTGCACGCTGAGCTGGCGCCCTGGTACATAGCGCCAACCGAGGCACAGCGCTGCTCGGGGACGGCCATCCTGAATGCGGGCGATGCGCAGGATAAGGTACTGGCGGCGTTACGTGAGGCGGGTATTGCGGTCGATGCGCGCAAGCTCGGTATTCGGGTTTCCCCGCATATTTACAATACGCAAGCAGACATTGATGCCTTTATTCGGGTATTTAAACGGGCGTTATCAACCTGAGCTATGGCTCAGCCCAAGTGCCTTTTTCGTCTTGGTTTTGACTGAGCGCCAGTGCGTCACGGGCTGCTTTGGCGCCAGGTGTAACAGCTGTGCAAAATCGATATCGGCAAAGGCGATTTCACTGTGGTGCGCCAGCATCACAGTGGCGGGGGCCAGTTGCTGAAGCTTGTGCAGGGTTGCCCGGTACAGACGCGGATAAAACACCGGATAGGGCGGGATGAGCTTACCGCGAACCTGCACCATCACATCGGCGATATACACCGTACTGCGCCCGGCATGATACAGGCTGATATCCCGATCTGTGTGGCCAGGGGTGTGCAGTGCCTGCCAGTCTTCAAAGCCGGGTAATGCAGCGCCGTCGGGTAAATAAATATCCGGCTTTAAGGTACGTGCATACCAGAGATTTTTGCGTGGCTTGCGTTTACGCCCCGCCACCCAAAGCGCCAGAGCAATGTCGGATAAATGCATCAGCATGCCGTCTATGCCCCGGTACCACTGTCCCGGGCAATTGGCGGTGGCAATCTGCGCACCGCTTATGCTGCGTAACAGATGGGCGCCACCGGCATGATCCGGGTGCATGTGGGTGACCACAATTAGCTTAAGCTGATGCACCGGGCGGCGCAGTTCATCGCTAATAAAACGACAGATCAGCGACACATCGGCGCGGCTGCAGCCATCCAGTAGCAGCAACTTATCCGGATATTCCACCAGATAGATATTCTGAATATAGCCTTCGATTGTATGGATCTTCATGTTGGTAATGTTTTCGCACGCACTCATGTTCATATAGTTAACACATCTGACCAGATAGGCAAGGTGAAAGTGCGGTGAGGGTGGCAAGGTAAAACGATTCATTTCTTATTAACAACAAACACATTTCCAAACTTGCTTTATGAATAAAATAATAAAACCCCGTGTTTTGTTTGCTTTTTGGTCACTTGTTTCTGTTTCAGGTTTCCGGAAATAGTTAATGCTGATACATTTCGCCCCAAATAATTTAACATTTTTGATGGTGTTGTTTTGGGTTGGTTTAATTTGTGTTTTTTGTTGTTAATGTTCTTTGCGAATGTGTCGACGGTCAGTGCCCAGCAAACGTCCGGGTTTAATCAGTACGCTCCGCATTTGCCTGCGAATGCCAGCGGGGTGCACCTGAAAGGAAGCCAGGATCAGCTCAGCTGGGTGGCCGTTGCGGGTGCTCATTATTACTATATAGAAGCGTATCGCGGCTATGAGGTATATCAGGCGCGCGATAAAAGTGCAATTGATGCGGGTATCATGGGCAACGGCAGCGACCAGCTCAGCCAGGCCAATGCCGTTAGTTCACGCACGCCGCGCCCGGGTGAGCGCATCGTGCCGCGTTATCGAAGTTATGGTCGCAGTTACACATTAGATGCGCCGTTCGACGATGCCCGATACCTGATTATTCCCTGTAACCGGATGGGCTGTGGCGCGGGGTTTGTCGCCGAGCAATATGATGCGCAGCAGTATTACCTGAACATAGAGTCATTTCAGAGCGACCGCCTGACAGTGCTCCCCTGGGAGAAGGCCAAGCTGAGCTGGAAAGTGGTGGGTGCCTATAGTGTCAGCTTACTCAAAGACGGCCAGCCTTATCGCACCGGCTTACGGGGTATTGGCTCTGAAGTGGTGAAGCTGAATGAAACAGCCCGCTTTACCCTGCGCGTTGAAGGCCATAACCGTCGCATTGCGGAAAAACACGTGCAGCTCGTTTATCACGAGGTTGAAGACCCCGACACTGTACATCAGGGCGCTTATTCAGTGCGCTTGCAGTCGCTGGGGCTTGATCCTGTGGCCCGCACCGTGGTCGTTGATGATAATTACCTGTTTCTGGTGGATAAAAACAACACCCTGCATAAAGTGGATCACCGCCCTCAGCAGGCAAAAGTCGTCTGGACACAGCAGCTCTCAGGCAAAGTGATCAATCGCCCTTTGGTTTTTGACAATGCCCTCTATTTCGGTGTCAGTAAGCTCGATGGGAGCGGCCAGGTTTGCAAGATGTCTACTCATTACTCCACCTATGCACGTTGTCAGAGCACGCCCCACGGTGTAGTAGCGGGTGCAGTGATGGTGCACAGAGAGCGAGAATATGAGGCCGAGCCCATTGATGGCCCGCTTGGGGAACGTGCTATGCCGATGAGCTGGATACCACCCATGCCACTCACTGATCATGGCATCGTCTTTATCGACAACAAAGGGCTGGTGATGGAATACAACAAGTCCCTGAGCAAGCTGCATCAAAGCAGTTATTTACCCGAACCAATGCGCACTGCGCCATTTATTGCCACGCCGGCGGTGGTGCCCGAAACACGTACTCTGTATGTGCAATATCATAAGCCTAGTAACAACCGTCGCAGTGTGGCGGCCATTTCCGTAGATGATACCACTGCATTTAACCCCGGCGACGGGGTGGGATCGGTTGATCCCGTTGGCCCCATCGATCCCATCCACCCCGGCGGTCCACTAGACCCGATTAATCCGGGCGGTCCTATTGACCAGATCGGCCCGGGAAAACCAATCGACCGTTTTTCAGCACCAATGCGGCTGCCCTCAGAGCGGGAGCTGGCGCGCAGCATCCAAAACGCCGCCTATAACGAAAACATGATCACCGTAGAATGGACTAAGGAAGTAGGAGCTGGCGATGAATAAGTTCACAGGCATCATAGGATATTTATTTATACTGCTTGCCAGTGGCACCGCGTTTGCTGGCAAGTTAACGGATGAAGAGATCACCGGCAGGGCAAAATACTGTACCAAAAACTCTTACACCATACTCCAGCCTGAGGGAGGAGGTGTCGTTGAAGTGCCGGTTCAGATAGTGGATAACCAGGGACACAATCCGGGCCTGGGGGCAAACTTTTACGAGCTATCTTTGACAGATTTGACGACCGGCAATGAAACGGTGTTCTTTAGTCGGAATGATTGGAATAAAGCTCATGCTCACAATTATACAGTCACGCTATCCGAGCCCCACAGGTACAAATTAACGGCTGAGTACTTTTTCTGGAAAGACAATGATAATGGCGGCTCTGATGGCGGCTCTGATGGCGGAGTTGGCGGAGGAGTCGTGTGTGAAAATCGTAAAGAAAGATGCGGAGAGCCCGTATCGGTTGGGCTTTCCTCTGAGTCAGAAGAAGGCAGTGTTTTTCAAGCTACGGTTACGTGTACCAATTTAATTTCCATAGTACCTAGAACATACCCTAGTATCAATCTGAGTAGTTCAGCGAACGGAAAAAGCATTACTCTGACGGCGACAGCTGAAGACGCAGGGAGCGATATTCGCTCTTTGGAAGTTTGTCTCCTTGGTTCTTATGGCTGTGAAAGAACTCTGATTTCATGCTCCAGCAATGTGAGTGGACAGTGCGCTGGCTTTAATAATCGCGACCAGGTGAGCGCTACCTTGAACTACGAACTGGGGTACGGTCAGTCTCGTACGTTTAGGGCGACGGCCACAGACAATTATGATTTGGTATCTATCGTTGAATACCAACCTCCGGTACTCCAAGAATCAAACACGGCCTCCGAGGTGTCCCTAGGCCTGTACAACATGCATGGCCAGCGACTGGTTCACAACACCACTTTGCTCGGTAATCAGGACATACTTGTGGTTGCGCACATTAAGGATAGTGATGAAGTTTACGCCAACTGGCCCAGCGCTGTGACGGTGAACGCGCAGCAAGGACATGCTAGTGAGAGCTTTAATTTGGGCGGAGGGTCACTCAAACTGGAAGGCGTCCAGGAGGACTATGCCTGCTTCAAGTCAGGCAATGACGTTATAAATCGGTCGCTCGCATACTGCTTTAAGCGCTATAAACTCACTAAAACCACGACGTTTACCGCCGAGTCAGGCGGAGGTGTGTCTCAGACTGTGACACTCGGTGTAGCCACGCCCCCAAATCTGACGAATGTAGAGCTGAATGACCAGGTGGTGTTGCCAAACGCGCCGCTGCGCTTGGTCTTCAATGCGATAGATGACGGCCAGCCAGTACCAGCAGAGCGGATCCACGCCTGCTACACAGTTAAGTCCAACTCAACGATGACCAGCTGTTACGGTGCAACCACACTGACTCCGGTGCCTGTGGATAACAGCGGAAACTATCATGTCAATTTCGCGGCGCCGGACAGAGCGCGCGCTTACACATTGTTAGTCACTGTGGCGGACAGTTCCGGGCTGACGGGCGCACAGGTGCAGTCATCGCTAGACTTCAGGGTGATCGAAAGCGCAGGTGTTGCGTTAGCCACCTCATCTGAGGACTTTGCGCGACTGCGTGGCGTAGAGTATACAGAGGAGATCCTGGTTGGCGCATTAAGCTCCGAAGCCAGCTATTTGTGCCGAGTTGCCCTGGTTGATGTGGGCGTTGGCGTGGAAATTGGCAGCGCGACAGTAGAGCGACCTTTGCCCAAGCTGGAAGAACAAAGTAACAGGCTGGTCGCACAGCTGAAGTGGACGCCGTCAACGATGTTACCGCAACGCTTGAATGTGAAAGCTCGGGCCTATTTGCGCCGGGGGAGTACGTGTAGCGCGCATACCGAGCGGGCCATCGACAGTGCCGGGTATTATCCGTTTAAACTGAACTTCCAGGAGCCCACAAACCCAAAAGTGGTGTTGGAGCATGATGGCACTAAGTCACCGGGCGTGATTAATATTAGGCTCCAAAGAGGTAATGAACCGGATCATGCGAGCAAATACAGGCTGTATGAGTTTGTTGGTGCCCAGGATCAGGAACCGCCCACCGACCTGGCAACGTGGCGTCAGGCTGCGACAATCAGTGCAGACAATCATGCGTTAACGCACACAATCACAAAGCCGCCTACGGATCACAACAAAAAAGCGGTGTATTGCGCGGTTGCCGAGAATACCGATCAAACAGGGTCAAAGGAGTACAGTGCGTCAGATTGTGCGCAAACGATCATTCATAATCAGGGCGAAGCGCCTCCGCCAGCTTACTTTGATAACGATGGTAATTACTTTGGGCCGTAT
The Pseudoalteromonas viridis DNA segment above includes these coding regions:
- a CDS encoding ATP-binding protein gives rise to the protein MQFQFRTVYHQWAAYLLMAVSYFALGKLLTAFAFQDQVLPIWLPAGVGLVGAFVWGWRFLPGLFMASALFNWTTAHGYVFTDATLAQLLQVSIIALGACFQGLAGGSILRLWLGDPLRMRSRKHIAYYIFLVGIACNLISANIGVFSLSLFNPDYQFSHHWQNVVAWWLGDSLGILIFTPLLLLMLDAWAFKQHSYHRSRNVFATSFVLFLSVVLTTYLYNQGNIQAAKREAQRELRLVENLLLQQVNLSMLAVQGVAAKLQSLSEVNAEEFHQIAEQQRVRYPFLRAISWNVRVAQTQGNALQEQFDALYNGRVKLKGLPLAPDDPLVVVTYISPQADNFGALGFNVYSRENRKQALENPAITVRPQATDIIELVQSDTPVPAYLLLSPVYRRGAADPQADILGYAAAVVQTDTLLGSVLKRSQAGSYNIAVYDGNANVPFYSNHPISANSVPADSLFETRIQFGGQIWRIKLELRADFVASLNHRQTVLLLLLQLSITALITFIVLLNNYQHYELNHLVEQRTQSLRQAVEDAERANQAKSRFLANMSHELRTPLNAVVGFASLMKTTDSFETLQSYASRIDMAAKTLLNLVNDILDIAKIESNHLAIEQHDFNLQHLLSRIDSLFATSASDKGLQWQLNTNISSACWIKADELRIEQILLNLCSNAVKFTDSGKVTLHCEALHGDSDYLLTFSIIDTGIGIDEHKQQLIFAPFTQADASTSRRFGGTGLGLAISKELVELMAGELNVQSTPGQGSTFTFSLRCPFGDAQLAHTATPDHTVLKGMQVLVAEDNPVNQLVIKAMLQSIDVEFALVSDGQQAVDACEEQTFDLILMDCQMPLLDGYQATALLRKRFNPQQLPIIALTADVMPEDKAYALAVGFNSHLAKPLERDKLVQCLTQYRPS
- a CDS encoding Lrp/AsnC family transcriptional regulator, whose protein sequence is MAHIDNKDRILLRALQHNARLSNAQLAEQASLSDTPCLRRVKKLQQDGVILGYHAALAPQSLGYTVLVYAFIRLSENSAQAATQFEADVEQLQQVLSCSVVSGAHDYLLEIIAEDLPSYEHFVKHRLGAIGCIAGIESTIVLKQTFTKRPLPV
- a CDS encoding PrnB family protein, whose product is MTTLTQAFDHWIRSDFVALNDKLETAYWQQQDKANVVGVEDDIKQQLLNEGQQHIQALLVEGNTDEGFDNAFDLLGNVGLYMAACRRHELTEPSREQYSPLKEASALAMHIGASIGVTPRFATAHLTTHNRAINGVYKRFTSHPAEQLFIDYNTRAILAYKRAAECLLKIQPLGISHPMTPVLLMQVKEALLDVIRSNQCLFEQLDTDAFFYVVRPYYKPYRVGKEVYRGANAGDFAGINVIDMLLGLCQANDVNYAQMLVDKFLYMMPEDQATLRECMRLPNLMDAFLAAAPQHHASGWYQEAVTAFVQVCKLHGDTAIQHHNQLVEKYIAKPSGDMNTAHLDKVTASGPPLPVLLNQLALLRDKRAAAKRDDVFTRFDDLNTLRRSITKDF
- a CDS encoding aminotransferase class V-fold PLP-dependent enzyme, encoding MNQVDFSLPQGHYLLSHSVGRPLASAEQDFMQRYFHPWAGDNHEPWYQWLDGIQRFTAALAKLFNSQAEYFCPQSNLSSGLTKWIMSLPETGKQPVRVLMSESDFPSMGFVLQQAVPDVEIRFIPAALDMSDLSVWQQHLADDIDWVFVSQVYSNTGQQAPVEAITQLAKAQGCRVIVDVAQAAGVIPIDLSDSAADCVLGSCVKWLCGGPGAGFIWVNPAILDQCQPKDVGWFSHQNPMEFDIHHFAPHHSALRFWGGTPSVAAYIFAAHSIEYFARIGVETVRAHNLNLLARLHAELAPWYIAPTEAQRCSGTAILNAGDAQDKVLAALREAGIAVDARKLGIRVSPHIYNTQADIDAFIRVFKRALST
- a CDS encoding MBL fold metallo-hydrolase, encoding MKIHTIEGYIQNIYLVEYPDKLLLLDGCSRADVSLICRFISDELRRPVHQLKLIVVTHMHPDHAGGAHLLRSISGAQIATANCPGQWYRGIDGMLMHLSDIALALWVAGRKRKPRKNLWYARTLKPDIYLPDGAALPGFEDWQALHTPGHTDRDISLYHAGRSTVYIADVMVQVRGKLIPPYPVFYPRLYRATLHKLQQLAPATVMLAHHSEIAFADIDFAQLLHLAPKQPVTHWRSVKTKTKKALGLSHSSG